TTCGCATATCGCAATTAAACTTttcgcatacttttacaagtgACTATTCTTAAAATTtctacaagcgtgatcaagacttgcaaaaaattaaaaacaagaacACTTAATAAGTACATTAGCCATATGCCTTGTATCCAATTTCGCACTTTGTGCATATATCCTTGATATCTTTCGCAAagctatgcataatatcgctttaataaAACAGCATGCCATGCATTAGGCAAAGTTTGCCCTTCTatatccgcgagcttatatgatcctgccgcattaattgtcacaatttgataagggccttcccaattaggacccaatttgccaagcttttctgctctgcttgcttcattattTCGCAGAACCCATTCGCCTATAGCGAAAGATAAAGCACGCAcccttttgttataatacttaatgatttgctgtttattattcgcttctctgatagcagccattaacctccgctcttctatgaaattgagattttcgctcaacgcagcatcatttgTTTCGTCATCAAAGTTAGCAATTTGATGCGTTGGTACTAGAATTTTTGCGGAGattactgcctcagaaccatacaccaaactaaaaggtgtttcacCTGTGCTCTTTTTGAAAGTGgtgcgatgtgcccataacacattgggtaattcatctacccatcCAGTTCGTCTTTCGCATACCCTCTTTTTAATACCACTTACAATATCACGATTGGTTACTTCGCACAAACCATTAGCTTGCGGGTGCGACACTgatgtaaatttttgtatgatatttagATCAGCgcaccatgtcttaaaaggatctttcgctatttgtgcaccattatcgctaaccaattctcgcggaatgccaaatctgcaaacaatgtattcccatacaaagTTTCGCACTTTCACACCAGTAATAGTGCGtaccgccttagcttcaacccatctAGTAAAATAATCGACTGCAACAATCAGAAATTTAACATTGTCGGGCCCTGCAAgaaatggccctacaatgtcaatagcccaatTATTAAATGGCCACGACGAATTAACGGGAATCATATCATGTCGCAGAAtttgcggagcatgcctttggcaacttttacagcgtttaacaatttagctacatcgc
This genomic stretch from Rutidosis leptorrhynchoides isolate AG116_Rl617_1_P2 chromosome 11, CSIRO_AGI_Rlap_v1, whole genome shotgun sequence harbors:
- the LOC139875469 gene encoding uncharacterized protein; the protein is MVASVTEEQPNWMEPILQYIRSDILPEDSCEARLVRERAPMYIIQDDILYRKSYCGPMMRCVGPIEAEMLVEEVHNGPFLAGPDNVKFLIVAVDYFTRWVEAKAVRTITVSHPQANGLCEVTNRDIVSGIKKRVCERRTGWVDELPNVLWAHRTTFKKSTGSYKLADIEGQTLPNAWHAVLLKRYYA